Part of the Zonotrichia albicollis isolate bZonAlb1 chromosome 2, bZonAlb1.hap1, whole genome shotgun sequence genome, GGGAATATACTGCAGTCAAGTAGGGGCAGACAGATACTCTGAGAAACATCTTACTGCATACCTAAGTTCCCTACACAAAAAAGTCCCAAGAATGTACCAGTTTCCAGACATAAAATGCAACCCAGTCTTAGTGGCCTTTCTCTCCTTTGTTTcacttctgcttttcctgttctctttttcttgtccctccttcctccttatAGTCCTCCTTCCTGCTTCTAGGCTTCTCAGGCACTCCCCCACTCATTTCTCTCCACATTGCTGCATTCCTCTTCAGAGATTAAGTGTCTCTTCCTCCTGGCAAAGATTTACTGGGCTGTTCCTGGGAGTGTCACTGCCCATACCTTCCCCCCTTCATTCTGCACTGTTGTGAATGCTCATTCTGTGaccattcttttctctgaagtAAGTCATCTTTTACAGCACCCTCCAATACTGGCAGGGCTATGGGCCTTgcaacagctctgctgcttttcagcaTGGCTGAAGAACAAAGTATAACCTCAGAGATTAAGAGGAGAGCAACAGAGTTACTGCAATCAAGAAGCAGACCTACACCTATTTCCTCTGAATTGATCTGCTGTTCTTACCACTGGAAAAGTCTAGTCTAAAACTCTACATTATAAGCAAGGTCAGGTTAAGAACAAATGCACCAAATTTACATCTTCGTACCAAAAAATGGtaggaggagaggaaattacAGAGGGCATtactttgctttttgtttggtaTAATCACACCAAGTAGCCCCCACACTGTGCACTGCACAATCAACCCTTACACTGACATAACTGGGACATTAAGTTGCAGATTTAACTGCCTTTGAGAAAGGGTCTGTGATTGTACAATTACAAGCACATTCATTCTTACATATGTTGACTTTTATCCCACCATAAGCCATGGATATGCCTGGGGTTAAATTTTTTCCACAAAGGCCCCAACACTGTAACCAGAACACATCTTTCAGTTTTCCCCAGGTTCCAAGTGCTTACTTTGGCAACCTTGGGACAGCTCTGGATGTGGACTGCATGTTCATACAGGTAAAAAGGAGCCACATCCACTGCCTGGAATTTGGGTGTGAGTCAGTACTGCAATTAACACGAGACAGAGTGAGTTAACCAGCAGAGTATTGCTGGCCAACAGTAAATGAGATGACTGAAGTAATACAGGGCAAAAATGACTCAAATGAAAAAATGCCTTGCCTTTACATGAAGATTACTGAATTCTAATCTAGCACAATTCTTGGTTCTCCCTTTAACTGTAAATTCACGTTGCTGGGTGTTTCTAGTTCTGTACACAATAGTTTCCCATTTTACTTCTCCTCTCTCTGTTGCTCTGGGGTACCCAAGGATATGAGAATTGAATTGGGTTTTACCGTTCCCCTTAAATATCTTTAATTGTCCCAGAATAGGTGTGGCAATCAGAGTACCTCCCTTCTGCCCCACAGCTGCTCACAattcagtaaaataaaataaaataaaataaaataaaataaaataaaataaaataaaataaaataaaataaaataaaataaaatgcaaattattACAAGACAGTTTAAGGAAAACAACAAACAATGCATATTGCTTTTCTTGATGCTACTGAGGAACAGCAACAGAAATGTCTAAAGTATTACCTGGCAACCTACTGCCTGGAATCGGAGTAGTGCTGTTCACATCTTCAGTGGTGTTTGTCCCTTCATTAACTATATTAAAAAACACAGGAATAATAAGATTGTGTTaggtggaagaaaaaaaaagtatagcATCTGCCACTTGCTTTGGGCATATAAATGACTAATTTACCATGGACAGGAGTCAGTCATAATGATGATATAGAAGCATGTTAACACAACAGCCTGCTCTGAGCGCATTAAAAGTGACATCATTTATACTACCCAACCACCAAATGAAACTCCTCCTATCCTTTATCTTCTCCATCATCCCCATCCCAAGTTTTTATCTTCCTTAAGATGAAATGAGACCAAAGGAGGCAAAAAATCAGGCCCATTCCTTCAGTAATAACATCTGACCTAAATCACCTACAGCAGAAGAGAAAGAATTTCTCACTTCTACCTCTTCCTGTGAAGTTTGCCAGGCCTTTTCAGGCAGAGAGGTGCTTCTCTGGCCCTAAATGGACAACATGATAACACAATGAGCTCCACTAAGAAGTTACATTATTCAGTTCGGGACTAAGGGCACGTTAATGCATCCACTGAGCATTTAGCAGGTGGGAAATGGGACTGAGAAGGATCACGTCTCCAAAGAAGTGATAAAATTTAAAGATAAACCACAGAGAATGATTAGACTGACATTATCACACATACAAGAGGATCAGTCGTGGATTCTGCCTTTGACAACCAGTTTAGTTCTGATCACCTAATATTGTGTAAAAGACAAGCAAATAACCTAAACTGAGTATCACAGAAATAGGGCATTTTCTCCATGCTTACAAAACCTTAGTCAAGGTCTCAAAATGGTGAAGTTTGCAAATGGCAAAATAACTCATTGTATCTCATCCCTACAGTATCAAGACCGAGGGCAGCATTGCAAAGTATGTTACACTGTTTAATTAGGGAGattaaggaaaacaaacaaacaaaggatgGGACGCTGCTAAACTAAGCTTCCCCCAGAGAGGACCCAATCCTGCAAAAACTGTTCTATATCCCCACATTAAACAATGATCTGACTGGGAAAGCTAAGCCACCACAAAACTGACACTACATCCTTCCTCAACAGCACACAATGgttttttctgcagagaaattTTTTAACCAGTAGAAAGGGCTCAATATATTACTGGTTGAAAGAGACAGGCAGGGAATAGAGGTGGAAGTAAAGCCAGGACTGTCTCAGTTTAGTTCACACCAGCTTGGACTGCACATATTGAAATACATCAAGGACCTTATCCAGTTTAAAAGatacttatttttttccttcttaaacaAATCAAAACATTGGTAAGTTTGACTAACATGCACTGGCTCCAGAATATAAATACTCCTTAAATGGAGTTTTGCATAAGCATATTCCACACTGGAACACATCACAGTGAATGGGACAAGGCCGATAAAAGAACATCTTAAAATTATACTATTCCCAAAGTGTTCTCTAGCCTGAGTCTATGCCCTTGAATTTGAAGCTGCATGAATCACTGCAGTGGCAAGCAGGAGACTTCAAATGGAGGCAGAAAGGACTCCTTTTatgcagggctggctctgacAAGTAGAACCTCTCATCCCAGACCACAGGCTTCACCGTCCAACTGTCCCAAAGCAAAACAGGGAGGGGCTCTGGCCTTCTCCAGGACGGAGAAGTGCAGGGGTTGGAAATCCACACAGGCCCAGGTGTAGACACACATGGGCTAGCACAGGAAGGAAGGCGAGAgagccagcagccagctgcagcatcctgtGCACGAGCAGAAGCAGAGCTCTTGGGGCCACAGCATCAGCTGCAACATCAGGCCTGTGAATCTTAAGCAGAGAAACTCTGTGCTGAGGTTTACTCTCCCTGTGACCCAGAGGAGAGAGGACAGGAAGAAAGGATCTccagttttcatttttcacaaGTAAAAAGAACCAACAGAAGGATATACCCAACTTAAAGCTGGATCAGAGCACCACATACTGGAAAAGGACAGAGATGAGGGATCAACCTGAGTTTTGTCCAACAAcactgttttgtttgtgtttaaGGTCAGGCACAGATACAGCTAAAAAACCACAGAACTGTGGCTGGCTGGGGTGTATCTGAAGGCAAGTGTGCTTCCTGTGAAAGCCCCTGTCAGAGTCTGGCATTTCGAGTGCTTTCAGGGCCTCTTGTGGTTTTGTTGCTCTAGTGCATCAGAAGTCACGAACTGGAGACAATCTGGATATGCAAACTTTCAAAAGGGCAAAACCAGTCCAGTTATTCCAGTTTCATAGCTGGAACTGGGATTTCTGAAGTGGCAGAGACTGACGATTTGTGCTTGTGTGTTAAACAAATACATACAGAGTGAGTGATAGGGATACCTGCTAAAAATGAAAAGTACAGGATGTAAAACGGACTTGATTTTGCCAGGTGCTGCAAAAATCTACACAGTGGAGAGGAGTCACTTGGAATCTGTAGTCTTCAGCTTAGACACATACCAAATTACTATTCTCCATGGCTGATCCCTGGTAGAAGGAACTTACACAAATGAATGCCAATAGTCAGTCAACTACCTGCATGTGACAAAGGTCAATTTGTTCACTCCAACCATTACATAAAAGACCAACTCATTTCTAAGGACTCACATACATTTTATGTCTAGTGTAGTTAAACTTTATGCTGCACAAAATGTTGGTATATGAACTCCCAATGTTACTAAGCACAGCTTTACGTACTCATTTTGGGGACATGGCAAAAGTTGTATTTAAAACTCTCTTTGCgcattttctcttttcaagaTTAATGCATAGCAGGCACAGAAGGGAGTTTTATGCCAAAGTCATTCTGCAGTTGTTGGTTTAAAACCCCAAAAGTACAGAAGCACTGATAATGTGCAGTCCATCAGAAAGGTCACCCACTTGCTCAGTAATCTCTAAGAAATCCAGATGAGGAAGAGCTGAGATGCTGGAACAGTTAAAGCACAGATCTTAGATTAATATGAATATAACTTCTTCTAAGAGAATACGATacattaaaatcaaaatatcaAGCCTGTTTTCAGGCCtgaaggctgctgctgctgctgatttttTTACTGTGAATAGTTCTGTACACAAGTAAGCTCTTGGAAGACGTCACTCGCTaccttttctcaacacaacaggAAGGGGGTGGGGGCCACTTCCTGACAGGGAGAGGGGATTTTCCTTACCCAGGTACCAGGAAGCCAGATGGATTTTACATAATAGTGGGAAGGATTTTTTCTAAACCATATTATTTTAGTTAAATAATGTTTCTTCCACTGGCTTGACTGACACATAGAAATAAAACTGTCCAGCAGAGTAAAAGAGCAGCATTATATTGAAATAACCAGTCTGCACAATAATATTAACTGGAGTGAGACACATCTGCCACTTTCACTTTTTGCATATTGGAGTATTTGATGAGGTTCACACTTCCTCCTGTAGTGCTGATTAGATAATCACAAATGTCTGCTGAAATCAACACAAATCTCAGCAGTACTTTCTGGAAGTTTCTAAGTggacaaaggggaaaaaaataaaagctatttCAACAGATACATTAAACTGAGCCTTAAAAGGGCACAATTTCTTTCAACATATCACAACTGAGCTCCAGAGGAAGCTCACACACAGAGAAAGGACTAGAACTGAGTTTGAGGAGTTACacgagagcagccctgccccaggagaCAGCAGTGACTGTATTCTGAGTTAAATCACCACATGCACTCAGGAAGCAGCATGATAGGAGACAGACCAGTGCAGTCTTATATCACATGAAATGACAGGCTATTGTTGTTAAAAGAGGCCGTAAGATCTTAGCAAAGCAACAAACAAGTTACGTgttaattccttttaaaaagaaCTTGCCTTTCTTTTTGGAAGGGAAATTATAAAGCTGTTTACATTCCtcattctattttttaaaaatcaaattatattaCAAGTTCACCAGATTAAACAACAGCATATTAACACTGCTGGACTGAGATTCCTCGGCAGTATTTACAGCAAGTTAATTCCAGTACCCATCATCTTCTGGCTTCTTTACTTCGAAAAATTGTGTGGCACCGTATGGGACACTGCAGTCTTCTGAAAAGGCAACTCCGGCAGCTCAGAGCTCTACGTTTCTCGGTTTATTTCATGCCTGTCAAGGCTGATCCCCTGACTGTGGTGCTCTGAGCCCGGGCACAAGGCTGTTCATTTGCTAGAACCGGCCACTGCAACGGGGCACTGCTGCGAGCGCCTGCCAGAAGCGCGACAAAGCGCGGCGGCTGTGCCATCCGCACCGCCACCCTGGGCCTGAAGCCCCTAGTCCCAAGCACAGCCCCAGAGAGGGCAGGGATCGGCCCTTCCCGGCCCtgccggggctgccccggccGGACCCTCCCGGGACGCTCCGGCtcccgggggcggggccgcgcccgCGCATCCCTGCGGGCTCCCCGCGCTCCCCCAGCCCAAGCGCTGCCCGGGGGTTCTTCTGTCGTTGTTGTTTCTGCTTAACAAACACCCCGAACGTTTCCCGCTCCTCCCCATTTCTGTCACAGCTCCCGGCACGCCGGCCGGGCCCCTCGGCTCCCGCTCGGGAGCAGCCAGTGaccgccggcccggcccgtcCCGCTACCGCGCCCCGGGGCGCTCGGGGGCAGCCAGgtcgcagccccggccccgctccggccaCCAGCGGCGGGACGAGGCCTGGGCGGGCCCAGCGGAGTTGCGGCGGCAGCCGGCAGGCAGAGCGGCTGCGAGGGGCGCAGGGCCAGCCCCTCCGCCCGCTCGGCCCGACCCGTCCCCCGGCAAGCGCTACTCACGGGAGCCACGggcgagcagcagcagcgcccaCAGAGCGCAGGAGGCGCCGCCGAGGAGCCGCATGGCCGCGGAGGGGCCGCCGGAGCTCGCCGGGCGCGGTCTGCGCGGTGCCGGGCGaggggcgggccggggcgggatcgcggggcgggggccgggctgggcaTGGGCGCGGCGAGGTGGGctcctctctctgtcctttcTCGCAGTATTTTCTGCCAGGCTAGGCCGCAGGACGCTGCGGTGGCCATAAGGGGAGGCTATCAAGCGGAGAGATGCGTGTGCCTCACCAGGTGCTACAGAGGTGACACCCAAGCGGCGCTCTGGCGCTCTGTGAGCACCTGTGGAAACAGGGCCGAGCTCCAGGAGCGCCGCCTGCGAGCAGCGCTCACGGCTGGTGATGTCGGGCTGTTTTCCAAATACCACTCCACATCTGCC contains:
- the TMEM123 gene encoding porimin; amino-acid sequence: MLKPDITSRERCSQAALLELGPVSTGAHRAPERRLGVTSVAPGEAHASLRLIASPYGHRSVLRPSLAENTARKDRERSPPRRAHAQPGPRPAIPPRPAPRPAPRRPRPASSGGPSAAMRLLGGASCALWALLLLARGSLNEGTNTTEDVNSTTPIPGSRLPDSSSSPNATASSTQTTATPTGGVSSSTTHVTNTSQPNTTTTPTSVILTIQPKTSQTVTPTTASAVTSPEGNATVVTTPKTSSTSVTATSKSEAVIVKTSRFDVGSFVGGIVLTLGVLVILYIGCKTYHSRRGIQYRTIDEHDAII